The Candidatus Zixiibacteriota bacterium genome contains a region encoding:
- the surE gene encoding 5'/3'-nucleotidase SurE produces the protein MLILLTNDDGIYADGLLSLEKELRRIADVILVAPDREQSASSHSLTLTRPLRLHARGEKRYICDGTPTDCVMLAVHGLLKHKLPDLLISGINHGGNMGEDVTYSGTVAAAIEGSILGIPSIAVSNTDSENNKSFVAAARFIARFVRQVDKLDLPVETFLNINLPRLKNRGYDKYRFTRLGKRVYQDIIIEKTDPRGKNYYWIAGKSTWSRVEGSDFEAVSSGYVSISPLRLDFTDYGAIELMNRQKFRI, from the coding sequence ATGTTAATCCTGCTTACTAATGACGACGGCATTTACGCCGATGGACTGCTGTCCCTTGAAAAGGAACTCCGCCGGATCGCCGACGTAATTCTGGTTGCGCCGGACCGGGAGCAGTCAGCCTCCAGTCACTCTCTCACTCTCACACGCCCGCTGCGGCTTCACGCCCGCGGCGAGAAACGGTATATCTGTGATGGCACTCCTACCGACTGCGTTATGCTCGCCGTGCATGGGCTCCTCAAGCATAAACTTCCCGACCTCCTCATTTCCGGCATCAACCATGGCGGAAATATGGGGGAAGATGTTACCTATTCCGGCACCGTCGCCGCCGCCATAGAAGGCTCCATTCTGGGGATACCGTCCATTGCCGTATCCAACACCGACAGTGAAAATAATAAGTCATTTGTCGCCGCCGCCAGATTTATCGCCCGCTTTGTTCGTCAGGTCGACAAACTCGATCTGCCGGTCGAAACCTTCCTCAATATCAATTTACCCCGGCTGAAAAACCGGGGGTACGACAAATATCGCTTCACCCGACTGGGGAAGAGGGTCTATCAGGATATTATCATCGAAAAGACCGACCCGCGCGGCAAGAATTACTACTGGATTGCCGGCAAATCAACCTGGAGCCGGGTCGAGGGCTCCGATTTTGAGGCGGTTTCTTCTGGATATGTCTCCATATCCCCTTTGAGGCTTGATTTCACCGACTACGGTGCTATCGAACTGATGAACCGTCAAAAGTTCCGTATTTAG
- a CDS encoding MerR family transcriptional regulator → MPRRKSKMEEKLYYSISEVAHMTHLEPYVLRFWEKEFPMLKPKKNRGGNRVYQKHDIELINQIKQLLYKENYTIEGARNRLKGIKPTDERKELLASAKFRTLIADIRREIESLLKLFPCLFGSPR, encoded by the coding sequence ATGCCCCGCCGCAAAAGTAAAATGGAGGAAAAACTGTACTACTCCATAAGTGAAGTGGCGCATATGACGCATCTGGAACCGTATGTGCTCCGCTTCTGGGAAAAAGAATTCCCCATGCTGAAACCCAAAAAAAACCGCGGGGGGAATCGGGTCTACCAGAAACATGATATCGAACTGATTAACCAGATTAAACAGCTGCTTTACAAGGAAAACTACACCATCGAGGGAGCCCGCAATCGCCTTAAAGGGATTAAGCCGACCGATGAGCGCAAAGAACTTCTGGCTTCGGCGAAATTCCGCACCCTCATCGCCGATATTCGCAGGGAGATTGAGAGTCTTCTTAAACTTTTCCCTTGCCTTTTCGGCTCACCCCGTTAG
- a CDS encoding TIGR00725 family protein gives MAKKEPVFIAVIGAGKCSGKLKDLAEKVGKTIAEKGAILVCGGLGGVMEAAAKGAKSKKGVTIGILPGDDKKEANPFIDFAIPTGIGEARNLVVIKSADAVIALPGKFGTLSEMAFALKLDKPVISISSWNVDEKIERIEDPEKAVTKAIELAGK, from the coding sequence ATGGCAAAAAAAGAACCGGTCTTTATTGCTGTTATCGGGGCTGGGAAATGTTCAGGAAAACTGAAAGATTTGGCGGAGAAAGTCGGCAAGACGATTGCCGAGAAAGGTGCCATTCTGGTCTGCGGTGGTCTGGGGGGCGTGATGGAAGCGGCCGCCAAGGGTGCCAAATCGAAAAAAGGGGTCACTATTGGGATTCTTCCGGGCGATGACAAAAAGGAAGCAAATCCATTCATAGATTTTGCCATCCCGACCGGAATCGGCGAAGCGCGGAATCTGGTCGTCATTAAATCGGCCGATGCCGTCATTGCGCTGCCGGGGAAATTCGGCACGTTGTCGGAGATGGCATTCGCCCTCAAACTGGATAAACCGGTGATTTCAATTTCATCCTGGAATGTCGATGAAAAAATTGAGCGGATTGAAGACCCGGAGAAAGCGGTGACGAAGGCGATTGAACTGGCAGGGAAATGA
- a CDS encoding adenine phosphoribosyltransferase: protein MDLKAAIRSIPDFPRKGIVFRDITTLIIEPKTFKSALDLMEKFCRDKKADKIVAIESRGFIFGGALSDRLGVGFIPVRKKGKLPAKTVTQEYELEYGTDIIEMHADAVKSGEKVIVIDDLVATGGTLEAACKMIEKVGGEVAGIAVLIDLAFIPWRKRLGKYDILTLIQYDSE from the coding sequence ATGGATTTAAAGGCAGCCATACGCTCCATCCCCGACTTCCCCAGGAAGGGGATTGTCTTTCGCGATATCACCACCCTGATAATCGAGCCGAAAACTTTCAAATCGGCTCTCGACCTGATGGAGAAATTCTGTCGTGACAAAAAAGCCGACAAGATTGTCGCCATCGAGTCGCGCGGTTTCATCTTCGGCGGCGCCCTCTCCGACCGGCTGGGAGTCGGCTTTATTCCGGTGCGCAAGAAAGGGAAACTTCCCGCCAAAACGGTCACTCAGGAATATGAACTGGAATACGGCACCGATATAATTGAAATGCATGCTGATGCCGTCAAGTCGGGGGAGAAGGTGATAGTCATCGATGACCTGGTGGCGACCGGCGGGACGCTTGAAGCGGCTTGCAAGATGATAGAAAAGGTCGGCGGTGAAGTCGCCGGAATTGCCGTCCTTATCGATTTGGCTTTTATCCCCTGGCGGAAAAGGCTTGGCAAATACGATATTCTTACATTAATTCAGTACGATTCTGAGTGA
- a CDS encoding acylphosphatase, with protein MSFIGATINVRGVVQGVGFRYWCHNKAQQIPLVGYVANLPDGSVEVVAEGERGVVEEFIKILRVGPTYANITDIKINWYDKPRGYDKFFIAHKG; from the coding sequence TTGAGTTTTATCGGCGCTACGATAAATGTCAGGGGCGTGGTGCAGGGGGTCGGTTTTCGTTATTGGTGCCATAATAAGGCGCAGCAGATTCCCCTTGTCGGGTATGTCGCAAATCTTCCCGATGGCTCGGTGGAAGTGGTTGCCGAAGGGGAGAGGGGCGTTGTGGAGGAATTCATCAAAATTCTTCGGGTTGGACCAACCTACGCCAATATCACCGATATCAAAATCAACTGGTACGATAAGCCCCGCGGGTACGATAAATTTTTCATAGCACATAAAGGTTAG
- a CDS encoding glycosyltransferase family 2 protein: MKDIGNRAETGDVSKAMELTPSKVLILIPAYNAANYLPRLVPRIRLSVPDSDLLIINDGSSDNTAELLPTLGITCLENVPNQGKGFTLKRGADYALENGYRHIVTIDADLQHLPEEIPRLLEKTERSDIVIGTRKITLRVMPFARWLTNNLTSIIISVFSGQRVRDSQSGFRLIATEILAQTKVQSVKYDYESELLFQAGALGARIGEAAISTVYEGSHSYINPLKDTGRFIRQIWKRIIL, encoded by the coding sequence TTGAAAGACATCGGGAACCGCGCCGAAACTGGTGATGTTTCGAAGGCTATGGAGTTAACCCCGTCCAAGGTTCTCATTCTGATTCCAGCCTATAATGCCGCCAATTATCTTCCCCGGCTGGTTCCGCGCATCCGCCTTTCGGTCCCTGATTCCGACCTCTTGATTATAAATGATGGCTCCTCCGACAATACCGCCGAATTGCTTCCGACTTTGGGCATAACCTGTCTGGAAAATGTCCCCAATCAGGGAAAAGGTTTTACTCTGAAGCGGGGCGCCGATTATGCTCTGGAAAATGGGTATCGCCATATCGTCACTATTGATGCCGACCTCCAGCATCTTCCCGAAGAAATCCCTCGCCTGCTGGAAAAGACAGAGCGCTCTGATATTGTCATCGGTACCAGAAAAATTACCCTTCGCGTTATGCCCTTCGCCCGCTGGCTTACCAATAATCTTACTTCCATCATAATCTCAGTCTTCAGCGGGCAGAGGGTGCGCGACTCCCAGTCCGGTTTTCGCCTTATTGCCACTGAAATTCTGGCGCAGACTAAAGTCCAATCGGTAAAATATGATTATGAATCCGAACTCCTGTTTCAGGCCGGGGCGCTCGGCGCCCGTATCGGCGAGGCCGCCATTTCGACCGTCTATGAAGGCTCACACTCATATATAAATCCGCTCAAAGATACCGGGCGGTTCATACGACAGATTTGGAAACGAATTATTCTCTAA
- a CDS encoding NAD(P)H-dependent glycerol-3-phosphate dehydrogenase yields MAEKIAVLGAGSWGIAISNLLESNGHQVVLWEFNPADYKTLLAHRMHDKKLPGIRIADNIRISNHLPEVVEESHYLVLAVPVQTMRQVCVALNDIITGDKVFVNLAKGIEIGSLLRVSQIIRSVIEAAEETDIAVLSGPSHAEEVARQLPTSVVAASVNQRLASEIQNIFSNKYFRVYRSADMVGVEIGGALKNVIAIASGITQGLGFGDNTTGALITRGLAEITRMGVRLGADPLTFSGLSGIGDLVTTCISRHSRNRYVGDRIGKGEKLREILSGMAMVAEGVDTCRSAKALAEKHDVEMPITGEVYKVLFEDKPPIKALGDLMTRTLKEEVWN; encoded by the coding sequence TCTCTTGGAGTCAAACGGCCATCAGGTCGTTCTCTGGGAATTCAATCCGGCTGATTACAAGACTCTTCTGGCGCACCGGATGCATGATAAAAAACTTCCCGGCATCCGAATTGCCGATAATATCAGAATCAGCAATCATCTGCCGGAGGTGGTCGAAGAATCTCACTATCTGGTGTTGGCGGTGCCGGTGCAGACGATGCGCCAGGTCTGTGTCGCTTTGAATGATATTATCACCGGCGATAAGGTCTTTGTCAATCTCGCCAAAGGGATTGAAATCGGCTCCCTCCTGCGGGTCTCGCAGATCATCCGCTCTGTCATTGAGGCCGCCGAGGAGACCGATATTGCTGTTCTCTCCGGACCCAGCCACGCCGAAGAGGTGGCGCGTCAACTCCCCACATCGGTCGTGGCGGCATCTGTTAATCAGCGATTGGCGTCAGAGATTCAGAATATCTTCAGCAATAAATATTTTCGGGTATATCGCTCGGCTGATATGGTCGGCGTCGAAATCGGCGGCGCCCTCAAAAACGTCATCGCGATAGCCTCCGGAATCACCCAGGGTCTGGGCTTCGGCGACAACACCACCGGCGCCTTGATTACCCGGGGACTGGCGGAAATTACCCGCATGGGTGTCCGTCTGGGCGCCGACCCGCTGACCTTCTCCGGCCTCTCCGGAATCGGCGATTTGGTTACTACCTGTATCTCGCGACACTCCCGGAACCGCTATGTCGGCGACCGTATCGGGAAAGGGGAGAAGCTCCGCGAGATTTTGAGCGGAATGGCAATGGTTGCCGAAGGGGTCGATACCTGCCGCTCGGCAAAAGCGCTGGCGGAGAAACACGACGTCGAGATGCCTATTACTGGTGAAGTATATAAAGTCCTGTTTGAAGATAAACCTCCGATAAAAGCGTTAGGCGACCTGATGACGCGCACGCTAAAAGAAGAAGTCTGGAACTAA